In Vibrio sp. 10N, the following proteins share a genomic window:
- a CDS encoding bleomycin resistance protein produces the protein MAVKIVPELYVQSIDDNLAFFVDILGFSIKYQREEEQFVYLTREGLDLMLEGVQGNSRKWLSGKLEPPLGRGINFQWDVTGIETLYSKIQSACSDTIFLPKETKSYRVNEQHVTQVQFIVSSPDGYLFRFCEDMR, from the coding sequence ATTGCGGTGAAAATAGTCCCAGAGTTATATGTCCAAAGTATTGATGACAATTTAGCATTCTTTGTTGATATTTTGGGCTTTAGTATTAAGTACCAGCGTGAAGAAGAGCAGTTTGTGTATTTAACCCGAGAGGGTCTAGATTTGATGCTCGAGGGTGTTCAAGGCAACTCTCGTAAATGGTTGTCAGGAAAGCTCGAACCACCTTTGGGTAGAGGTATTAACTTCCAGTGGGATGTAACTGGCATCGAAACACTCTACTCGAAGATTCAGTCAGCATGTAGTGACACGATATTCCTTCCCAAAGAAACAAAGTCGTATCGAGTCAATGAGCAGCACGTCACTCAGGTGCAGTTTATTGTTAGTAGTCCAGATGGGTATCTTTTCAGGTTTTGTGAGGATATGCGGTGA
- a CDS encoding O-methyltransferase yields MNETVEVYPTQYEAILKATYAIGFPQLSELPIGSFLAVLAASKQSGYFLELGTGTGLCTSWILHGMSEDSKLTTVDNSVENIEIARSYLGEDPRIDIVLSNGEDVIDQISPSSVDLIFADTWPGKYHYLDETLACLKVGGFYIIDDMKIREDWSKEHNEKVRALIAHLSQRDDLVVSKLCWSTGIVMCVKVA; encoded by the coding sequence ATGAACGAGACAGTGGAAGTTTATCCCACACAATATGAAGCAATATTGAAAGCCACATACGCAATTGGGTTTCCTCAATTATCAGAGCTTCCGATAGGTTCATTTTTAGCTGTTTTGGCTGCGAGTAAGCAATCAGGGTATTTCTTGGAGCTAGGGACTGGCACAGGTCTTTGTACTTCATGGATATTGCATGGAATGTCTGAAGACTCGAAATTAACAACGGTAGATAATTCGGTTGAAAATATTGAGATAGCTCGAAGTTATCTAGGAGAAGATCCGCGAATAGATATCGTTTTGTCCAATGGTGAAGATGTTATCGATCAAATCTCTCCATCGTCGGTCGATTTGATATTTGCGGATACTTGGCCGGGTAAATACCACTACCTAGATGAAACTCTAGCTTGCCTCAAAGTTGGTGGTTTTTACATCATAGACGATATGAAAATTCGTGAGGATTGGTCAAAAGAGCACAATGAAAAGGTTCGAGCGCTGATAGCTCACTTATCACAACGAGATGATCTTGTTGTATCAAAGCTTTGTTGGTCAACAGGTATAGTTATGTGCGTGAAAGTAGCCTAA
- a CDS encoding NUDIX hydrolase: MQHFKGCKLVVHCNDQIITYKRDDISTISFPNCWDFPGGGREGNETPEECALREFKEEFGIQLCQSRIHYKQKVLSHTGSGWAFLLAVTISQDELDDIKFGDEGQYWQLMDVETYLSILDAVPSNQKRLRDYLNR; encoded by the coding sequence ATGCAGCATTTCAAAGGATGCAAATTAGTCGTTCATTGTAACGACCAAATTATTACCTACAAAAGAGATGATATCTCAACGATCTCCTTCCCAAATTGTTGGGACTTTCCCGGTGGTGGCCGTGAAGGTAATGAAACACCGGAGGAGTGTGCTCTCCGAGAGTTCAAAGAGGAGTTTGGAATCCAACTGTGCCAGTCCCGAATCCACTATAAGCAAAAAGTTCTCAGTCATACGGGCTCTGGTTGGGCGTTTCTTCTCGCAGTGACAATCTCGCAAGATGAGCTGGATGACATCAAGTTTGGTGATGAGGGGCAGTATTGGCAACTTATGGATGTGGAAACCTATTTATCGATCCTAGATGCGGTGCCCTCTAACCAGAAGCGATTAAGAGACTATCTCAACCGGTAG
- a CDS encoding type II toxin-antitoxin system CcdA family antitoxin — MPHTYSTNAPKKATNLSLNSELLSEAKRLNINLSATMEKALEKEVRQQLKAEWLEQNAEAIEACNELTEKHGLFSDSYRVF; from the coding sequence ATGCCGCACACCTACAGCACAAACGCACCAAAGAAAGCGACAAACCTTAGCTTAAACAGCGAGTTGCTAAGTGAAGCTAAACGTCTAAACATAAATCTTTCCGCGACGATGGAAAAAGCCCTAGAAAAAGAAGTTCGACAGCAACTGAAAGCTGAGTGGCTTGAACAAAATGCCGAAGCCATTGAAGCATGCAACGAGCTAACTGAAAAGCATGGACTTTTTTCTGATTCATACCGAGTATTCTAA
- a CDS encoding CcdB family protein: MSQFTLYKNNDKSNATAYPYFVDVQSELLDTLNTRLVIPLTPLELIEKKTPTHLCPTIHIEEGDFAILTHQMASVPIKILTDPVNELSTFRNEIVAAIDFLVTGI; the protein is encoded by the coding sequence ATGTCACAATTTACGCTTTATAAAAACAACGATAAAAGCAATGCAACCGCTTACCCTTACTTTGTTGATGTCCAAAGCGAGTTGCTGGATACACTTAATACTCGCTTGGTTATTCCATTAACTCCACTAGAGTTAATTGAAAAAAAGACACCAACCCACTTATGCCCGACCATCCACATTGAAGAAGGAGACTTTGCGATTCTTACCCATCAGATGGCAAGCGTACCCATTAAAATCCTAACAGATCCAGTTAATGAGCTGAGTACGTTTAGGAATGAAATTGTCGCTGCAATAGACTTTTTAGTGACTGGCATATAA
- a CDS encoding signal peptidase II, whose amino-acid sequence MKFYIKLMLIVAISTFCVGCDQATKALASNYLPKFYMDSYLNDIFRVGYFENTGAFLSLGSSLSSEYRFYIFVVAIAIFLSALLIYVACSKSLNTAQVVALTLFLSGGASNLYDRIVNNGAVIDFLNFGVGSLRTGVFNVADIAIVAGGVMFVFANSKLDLRNGNF is encoded by the coding sequence ATGAAGTTCTATATCAAATTAATGTTAATAGTTGCCATCTCAACTTTTTGTGTAGGTTGTGATCAAGCAACTAAAGCATTAGCTTCAAACTACTTGCCCAAATTCTACATGGACAGTTATCTCAATGACATCTTTCGAGTTGGGTATTTTGAGAATACGGGAGCGTTCTTGAGTTTAGGTAGTTCACTCTCTAGTGAGTACCGTTTTTATATTTTCGTCGTTGCTATAGCTATTTTCCTATCAGCATTGCTAATATATGTAGCTTGCTCCAAAAGCCTCAATACGGCTCAAGTTGTTGCATTGACGTTGTTTTTATCGGGTGGCGCAAGCAATTTATATGACCGAATAGTAAACAATGGAGCGGTGATTGATTTTTTAAACTTTGGTGTGGGCTCATTGAGGACGGGTGTTTTTAATGTAGCGGACATAGCAATTGTTGCAGGTGGCGTCATGTTTGTCTTTGCAAACTCAAAATTAGATCTGAGAAATGGGAACTTCTAA
- a CDS encoding GNAT family N-acetyltransferase: MRLMNIEIESVLQDEFEEVLAVIKSGLFHHVDAVFGWDDDFQRNRLKTEYQSNWFHWIYIEKQRVGLLCFKPYENAFHIHFLVVAPSQQGKKIGTCVMSMVHDKAIANKKDRVTLSSFTRNNKAIAFYESIGYETIEADDNFVSMEWKPAS; encoded by the coding sequence ATGAGGCTAATGAATATAGAAATAGAATCGGTATTACAAGATGAGTTTGAAGAGGTTCTTGCCGTTATAAAATCTGGGCTATTTCATCATGTAGACGCAGTTTTTGGCTGGGACGACGATTTCCAGCGAAATAGACTTAAAACAGAATATCAGAGTAATTGGTTTCATTGGATCTACATAGAGAAGCAACGAGTAGGTTTGCTTTGCTTTAAGCCATATGAGAATGCATTTCATATCCACTTTCTAGTCGTTGCTCCATCGCAACAGGGTAAGAAAATTGGAACCTGTGTAATGTCTATGGTTCACGATAAGGCGATTGCTAATAAGAAAGATCGAGTAACCTTATCAAGCTTCACTCGCAATAATAAAGCGATCGCATTTTACGAGAGCATCGGATACGAGACTATAGAAGCAGACGATAATTTTGTATCGATGGAGTGGAAGCCCGCCTCATAA
- a CDS encoding HIT family protein — protein MATVVEQIVSREIEAVIIYESPNVIAFADHDPINFGHLLICPTFPYESFVDLPESVHAEIQQVAKDLYARLVTKYKPDGISFIQNNGKCNELDHYHLHIFPRFDDDGFGWVSSNIGVQNLEALRASLAGL, from the coding sequence ATGGCTACAGTAGTCGAACAAATAGTATCGCGTGAAATAGAGGCTGTAATTATTTACGAGTCGCCGAATGTTATTGCTTTCGCAGACCATGACCCAATCAATTTTGGGCATCTTCTAATTTGTCCTACTTTCCCTTATGAATCATTTGTTGATTTACCAGAATCTGTACACGCTGAAATTCAGCAAGTAGCGAAGGATTTGTACGCACGGCTGGTTACGAAATATAAGCCTGATGGCATCTCATTTATCCAGAATAACGGGAAATGTAATGAGCTTGACCATTATCATCTCCACATTTTCCCAAGGTTTGATGATGATGGATTTGGGTGGGTTAGTAGTAATATTGGTGTTCAGAATTTAGAGGCTCTGCGTGCATCGTTGGCAGGCTTATAA
- a CDS encoding bleomycin resistance protein, with amino-acid sequence MAVKIVPELYVQSIDDNLAFFVDILGFSIKYQRQEEQFVYLTREGLDLMLEGVQGNSRKWLSGTLEPPFGRGINFQWDVTGIETLYSKVQSACSDMIFLPKETKSYRVNEQYVTQVQFIVRSPDGYLFRFCEDMR; translated from the coding sequence ATTGCGGTGAAAATAGTCCCAGAGTTATATGTCCAAAGCATTGATGACAATTTAGCATTCTTTGTTGATATTTTGGGCTTTAGTATTAAGTACCAGCGTCAAGAAGAGCAGTTTGTGTATTTAACTCGAGAGGGGCTAGATTTGATGCTCGAGGGTGTTCAAGGCAACTCTCGTAAATGGTTGTCGGGAACGCTCGAACCACCTTTTGGTAGAGGTATTAACTTCCAATGGGATGTAACTGGCATCGAAACACTCTACTCGAAGGTTCAGTCAGCATGTAGTGACATGATATTCCTTCCCAAAGAAACAAAGTCGTATCGAGTCAATGAGCAGTACGTCACTCAGGTGCAGTTCATTGTTCGTAGTCCAGATGGGTATCTTTTCAGGTTTTGTGAGGATATGCGGTGA
- a CDS encoding antibiotic biosynthesis monooxygenase, with protein sequence MIAREWKATCPKEHEDGFIGYLYETGIKDTSDTKGFVGAQILKRDLGNSTEITLLTFWEDIECIKAFSGENISIARLYPEDEKYKLNPERHVKHYEVRENMWL encoded by the coding sequence GTGATAGCGAGAGAATGGAAAGCAACTTGTCCTAAAGAGCATGAGGACGGATTCATAGGGTACCTTTACGAAACTGGAATCAAAGATACTTCAGACACAAAGGGTTTTGTAGGTGCACAAATTTTAAAGCGAGATTTGGGCAATAGTACGGAAATTACTTTGCTTACTTTTTGGGAAGATATTGAGTGTATTAAAGCCTTCTCTGGAGAAAATATTAGTATTGCAAGACTATACCCTGAAGATGAGAAATATAAACTAAACCCAGAGCGACATGTAAAGCACTATGAAGTCCGAGAGAATATGTGGCTATAA
- a CDS encoding GNAT family N-acetyltransferase, producing the protein MYLISPSANYKEAFAEFYYDFAVNDPENADYYEQGYSDFDNYIESLTNEEKGINLREGYVPCSHFWLTSNAGEVIGAIRVRHTIDNEFLSFEGGHIGYDIAPSFRSKGFGKSMLKLVLPKALELGITTALITADEDNIASRKVIESNGGNFDKVVQGKVFPNPIARYWVSCA; encoded by the coding sequence ATGTATTTAATATCACCATCAGCAAATTATAAAGAAGCATTTGCAGAGTTTTATTATGATTTCGCAGTTAATGATCCTGAAAATGCGGATTATTACGAGCAGGGATATTCTGACTTTGATAACTACATAGAAAGTCTGACAAACGAAGAAAAGGGTATAAACCTACGTGAAGGTTATGTTCCTTGTAGTCATTTTTGGTTAACGTCCAATGCTGGTGAAGTTATTGGTGCTATTAGGGTTAGACACACGATAGACAACGAGTTCCTCAGCTTTGAGGGTGGTCATATTGGTTACGATATTGCACCAAGTTTTCGTTCTAAAGGTTTTGGCAAGTCAATGCTTAAACTTGTTCTGCCAAAAGCATTAGAGTTAGGGATTACTACCGCTTTGATCACGGCTGATGAAGACAACATCGCATCGCGCAAGGTCATTGAAAGCAATGGCGGTAACTTTGATAAAGTTGTGCAAGGAAAAGTCTTTCCCAATCCAATAGCGAGATATTGGGTTTCGTGCGCATGA
- a CDS encoding NAD(P)-dependent oxidoreductase → MTKNKCIAVFGCTGKVGREFVKMALDSGYSLRVLVRKRSSFELNNDNRVEVIEGDATNAEDVTAVVTGADVVVSVLGNPSRNVQIMSNATENIMKAAAEQSSPPRCLMISSVGVGGSSWLIKISLTLIGGRAGFKDYENAEARVRSETRLPFIVVRPYALTDKPANGQYKLLPGHTAHFAKPIPRTDVARFFLDCVEDVSRDGSCVNIGGV, encoded by the coding sequence ATGACTAAGAATAAATGTATTGCTGTATTTGGCTGCACTGGAAAGGTTGGACGTGAGTTTGTCAAAATGGCACTCGATTCTGGTTACTCCCTTCGTGTGTTGGTTAGAAAACGTAGCAGTTTTGAGCTTAATAATGATAATCGCGTTGAAGTTATTGAAGGGGATGCTACCAATGCCGAAGATGTCACTGCAGTTGTCACTGGGGCTGATGTTGTAGTCAGTGTTCTAGGTAATCCTAGTCGGAATGTGCAGATTATGTCTAATGCCACAGAAAATATAATGAAAGCTGCGGCAGAGCAATCCAGTCCACCACGGTGCTTGATGATTTCTAGTGTTGGAGTAGGAGGGTCTTCTTGGCTGATCAAAATATCATTAACACTTATTGGTGGGCGAGCAGGGTTTAAGGATTATGAAAATGCAGAGGCACGCGTTCGTAGTGAAACGAGATTACCATTTATTGTTGTCAGACCTTACGCATTAACTGATAAGCCTGCCAACGGGCAGTACAAGTTACTACCAGGACACACAGCACATTTCGCTAAACCTATACCACGAACAGATGTAGCCAGATTCTTTCTGGATTGTGTTGAAGATGTGAGTAGGGATGGCTCTTGTGTCAATATTGGGGGCGTATGA
- a CDS encoding GFA family protein — protein sequence MSNEHSFKASCHCGAVQIEFQSKSGELEQYECSCSICTIRNSKMTPVPLALLQVKSGLSNLTLYQFHTMTAKHYFCKTCGIYTHHQRRSRPDQYAVNVACIHGVGK from the coding sequence GTGAGTAACGAACACTCTTTTAAAGCCTCTTGTCACTGTGGTGCAGTACAAATTGAATTTCAAAGTAAATCTGGGGAGCTGGAACAATACGAGTGTTCCTGTTCTATTTGCACTATTCGAAACTCAAAAATGACGCCCGTTCCGTTAGCACTTCTCCAAGTTAAATCTGGTTTGAGCAATTTAACTCTTTATCAATTTCACACGATGACGGCAAAACACTACTTTTGTAAGACCTGTGGCATTTACACTCACCATCAAAGACGCTCTAGGCCTGACCAATATGCGGTGAATGTTGCATGTATACATGGGGTAGGAAAGTAG
- a CDS encoding RidA family protein has translation MRKLVSSGSHLEEPIGFFRASRIGNHIAVSGTAPIDNGRTMFIGSVYDQTKYCLTLSIKAIEEAGGSVEDVIRTRIMLTNIKEWEQAAKAYGELFSTQRPACTFVEVKGFIEPEWLVETEVDAVVSGL, from the coding sequence ATGCGAAAATTAGTAAGTTCTGGCTCTCATTTGGAAGAGCCTATTGGGTTTTTTCGTGCGAGTCGTATAGGAAACCATATAGCCGTCTCCGGCACAGCACCAATCGATAATGGTCGCACTATGTTTATTGGAAGTGTATATGATCAAACTAAATACTGTTTGACGCTTTCAATAAAAGCGATTGAAGAAGCAGGTGGTAGCGTTGAAGATGTTATTCGCACTAGGATAATGCTCACAAATATTAAAGAGTGGGAGCAAGCAGCTAAAGCTTATGGAGAATTATTCTCTACTCAACGTCCCGCTTGCACATTTGTTGAGGTAAAAGGCTTTATTGAGCCAGAATGGCTGGTAGAGACAGAGGTAGATGCGGTGGTATCAGGGTTATAA
- a CDS encoding GNAT family N-acetyltransferase: MIVELNNRDVDVANKILSVSLNAYRVEAKLLGLASFPPMNERAESIVGSKSRFLGFMVERVLLGVIEVEVLGSNRLHINRLVVDPSMFRKGIASKLIDAVLPREQVLSVTTATSNSPAMSLYQSHGFTLANIEVVGDRLELSTLEKQT, from the coding sequence ATGATTGTCGAACTTAATAATCGAGATGTCGATGTTGCAAATAAGATACTTAGTGTTTCACTAAATGCATACCGAGTTGAAGCAAAGCTATTAGGTTTAGCTTCCTTCCCTCCGATGAATGAGAGAGCGGAAAGTATAGTCGGTTCTAAAAGCCGATTTCTGGGTTTTATGGTTGAAAGGGTTTTACTTGGTGTTATAGAAGTCGAGGTATTAGGCTCCAACCGTTTGCACATAAACAGACTCGTTGTCGACCCATCTATGTTCCGAAAAGGGATCGCTAGTAAGTTAATAGATGCAGTTTTACCTCGAGAACAGGTCTTATCCGTGACCACGGCTACGTCTAATTCACCCGCAATGTCACTGTATCAATCCCACGGATTTACCTTAGCCAATATTGAAGTAGTGGGTGATCGATTGGAGCTGAGCACGTTGGAAAAGCAAACATAA
- the mtnN gene encoding 5'-methylthioadenosine/S-adenosylhomocysteine nucleosidase, whose product MNHMGIICAIRREAQPLITQYGLKRTDVFPFPVFSGKVGGIDISLVICGLGKVVASMASQALIQKEGVDEIINVGICGAINDGLKVGDVVYSTRFVQHDFNIDAPNRHHAWVPSIDSHITETIKPSLFCKIQEHPATNFGIMCSGDSFVKNRTSKLTIASITSGISVDMESAAIAQVCCLLKCPFMSLRSVSDLAENVPNDFESNMDLAIEKVTSLFNEVVSSHRVFA is encoded by the coding sequence ATGAATCATATGGGAATCATTTGCGCTATCAGACGAGAGGCTCAACCACTAATTACACAGTATGGACTAAAGCGAACTGACGTATTCCCTTTTCCAGTCTTTAGCGGAAAAGTGGGGGGCATCGATATATCCTTGGTGATTTGTGGCCTCGGTAAAGTGGTTGCATCGATGGCTAGCCAAGCCCTAATTCAAAAAGAGGGCGTTGACGAAATAATTAATGTCGGCATTTGTGGAGCAATTAATGATGGCTTGAAAGTAGGGGATGTCGTTTATTCTACTCGGTTTGTTCAACATGACTTTAATATTGATGCTCCAAACAGGCACCATGCATGGGTGCCTTCTATTGATTCCCATATAACAGAGACCATTAAGCCTTCTCTGTTTTGTAAGATTCAAGAGCATCCAGCAACGAACTTTGGCATTATGTGTAGTGGAGATAGTTTTGTAAAAAATCGCACAAGTAAACTAACCATTGCATCGATTACATCTGGAATTTCTGTTGACATGGAGAGTGCCGCGATAGCTCAAGTTTGTTGCTTGCTAAAGTGTCCGTTTATGAGCTTAAGATCCGTGTCAGATCTAGCTGAGAACGTTCCGAATGATTTTGAAAGCAATATGGATCTAGCGATTGAAAAAGTGACGTCTCTCTTCAATGAAGTTGTTAGTTCGCATCGTGTATTTGCATAA
- a CDS encoding GNAT family N-acetyltransferase: MQATIDTNRLTLRPFTELDATRVAELAGEKVISDMTANIPHPYELTDAVDWIRTHKDLFNTGKGVVYALVLKNSNTLIGAVSFPRIEEGEGTLGYWLGVPFWGVGYATEGSRALIEYAKENLGLSKLKVMHLTENERSKSVISKLGTTYVGTKTIQAQGRVREVCVYTARL; encoded by the coding sequence ATGCAAGCAACGATTGATACGAATAGACTAACTCTTAGACCCTTCACAGAACTTGATGCAACAAGAGTCGCGGAACTAGCGGGTGAAAAAGTCATCTCGGATATGACAGCGAATATTCCACACCCATACGAGTTAACTGATGCTGTTGACTGGATTAGAACGCATAAAGATTTATTCAACACTGGCAAAGGTGTCGTTTACGCTCTGGTTCTAAAGAATAGCAATACTCTAATTGGTGCAGTGAGTTTTCCTAGGATTGAAGAGGGAGAGGGGACATTAGGATATTGGTTGGGGGTTCCTTTTTGGGGCGTCGGTTATGCAACGGAAGGGTCTAGAGCACTAATCGAGTACGCTAAAGAGAATCTAGGCCTTAGTAAACTCAAAGTCATGCATTTAACTGAAAATGAGCGTTCAAAATCAGTTATAAGCAAGTTGGGTACAACGTATGTTGGAACCAAAACAATTCAAGCTCAAGGTAGAGTGCGCGAGGTGTGCGTTTACACGGCGCGGTTGTAA
- a CDS encoding GNAT family N-acetyltransferase: MEVFLKPALDWEFAESLTKANMAEYYQRYDISWDREMFADSWKNLDNFEVYANGERVGVIRFSYADTTTYLRDFQLIKSAQGMGIGTTCLTLVKKHAKQHNSAEVALRVFPDNPAVSLYKRADFLESGTCGNVIEMRCSL; this comes from the coding sequence ATGGAAGTTTTTCTCAAGCCAGCGTTAGATTGGGAGTTCGCTGAAAGTCTAACGAAAGCAAATATGGCAGAGTATTATCAGCGTTATGACATTTCTTGGGATAGGGAAATGTTCGCTGATAGTTGGAAAAACTTAGACAATTTTGAGGTTTATGCGAACGGAGAACGAGTGGGTGTCATTCGCTTTAGTTACGCAGACACGACCACTTATCTTAGAGACTTTCAGCTAATCAAAAGTGCTCAAGGAATGGGTATAGGGACTACTTGCCTTACCTTAGTTAAAAAGCACGCAAAACAGCACAATTCAGCTGAAGTTGCTCTTAGGGTATTTCCCGATAATCCTGCTGTAAGTCTCTATAAACGCGCAGATTTTCTTGAGTCAGGCACTTGTGGAAATGTAATTGAAATGAGGTGTTCCCTTTGA
- a CDS encoding VOC family protein, producing MDFNDLIPELLVTDIGVSEEFYTAELGFSVAFRRDGFVFLSFNSTQLMITQLKSDSWVNGEPVAPFGRGMNLTFKVTSEWLDSMVFSPNDVFLPLQSENYQTGDVETVVRQTIVKDPDGYLIRFICQSSA from the coding sequence ATGGACTTTAACGATTTAATACCAGAACTACTTGTGACCGATATTGGTGTAAGCGAAGAATTCTACACTGCCGAGTTGGGTTTTAGTGTGGCTTTTCGACGAGATGGTTTTGTTTTCTTATCATTCAACAGTACCCAACTAATGATCACTCAACTAAAGTCGGATTCTTGGGTAAATGGAGAACCTGTCGCTCCTTTTGGCCGTGGTATGAACCTAACATTCAAAGTTACGTCGGAGTGGCTTGATTCAATGGTATTTTCTCCAAATGATGTCTTCTTACCGCTGCAAAGTGAAAATTATCAAACTGGGGATGTGGAGACTGTTGTTAGGCAAACCATAGTGAAAGACCCTGACGGCTACTTGATTCGTTTTATCTGTCAAAGCTCAGCGTGA
- a CDS encoding DUF4345 domain-containing protein, translated as MSKLLVYLTALFFLLYGAIFAVFPVEMANLITGSSPNSTSATIDFRATYGGAQFAVGLALILVLKIKQDVTLALVIVAITLLSMAFGRLIGILLDGQPNTLMYVYLVAELLFGSLALYLRKSEAPEANA; from the coding sequence ATGTCGAAATTATTAGTTTACTTAACTGCGCTATTCTTTTTGCTCTACGGAGCTATTTTTGCAGTGTTCCCGGTAGAAATGGCAAACTTAATTACAGGCTCAAGCCCTAATTCTACCTCAGCGACTATTGATTTTAGGGCTACGTATGGTGGTGCCCAGTTTGCAGTCGGTCTTGCTTTGATACTCGTCCTCAAGATTAAGCAAGATGTAACTTTGGCTTTAGTCATTGTAGCTATTACATTGTTATCTATGGCGTTTGGTCGTCTAATTGGTATCTTGCTTGATGGTCAACCTAATACACTAATGTATGTTTATTTAGTTGCAGAGTTACTTTTTGGGTCATTGGCTCTATACCTCAGAAAGTCAGAGGCACCGGAAGCCAATGCCTAA
- a CDS encoding NIPSNAP family protein: MVTCYLRYVIDPSKVSEFEEYAKMWIPLVGKFGGQHHGYFLPSEGANNVALALFSFPSLAAYETYRTDSFKDKECIAAFQFAEDTNCIISYERSFFRPVLD, translated from the coding sequence ATGGTTACTTGTTACCTAAGGTATGTCATTGACCCATCGAAGGTTAGTGAATTTGAAGAGTACGCGAAAATGTGGATCCCACTCGTAGGGAAGTTTGGTGGGCAACATCACGGCTATTTCTTACCTTCTGAAGGTGCTAATAATGTGGCCTTAGCTTTGTTTTCATTCCCAAGTCTCGCAGCTTACGAGACATATCGTACTGATTCATTTAAAGATAAAGAGTGTATTGCTGCTTTTCAATTTGCTGAAGATACAAATTGCATCATTAGCTATGAACGTAGTTTTTTCAGACCAGTGCTCGACTAA
- a CDS encoding GFA family protein, with protein sequence MKEVGSTVIQEFHKAQCHCGLVEFELHLPQGIEKPRRCDCSICRRKGAIVASVKLDGIRILKGKEHLKLYQFNTNTAKHYFCSNCGIYTHHQRRSDPSEYGFNVGCLNGVNPFDLGDVVTNDGVNHPADK encoded by the coding sequence ATCAAGGAAGTTGGAAGCACAGTAATTCAAGAGTTTCACAAAGCCCAATGTCATTGTGGTTTAGTTGAGTTTGAGCTGCACTTGCCACAGGGCATCGAAAAGCCAAGGCGTTGCGATTGCTCGATATGCCGTCGTAAAGGAGCAATAGTAGCCTCAGTAAAATTGGATGGTATTCGTATTTTAAAAGGCAAAGAACATTTAAAACTTTATCAATTCAATACGAATACAGCAAAGCATTACTTCTGTTCAAACTGCGGCATTTATACACATCACCAAAGGCGTTCAGACCCAAGTGAGTACGGCTTTAACGTGGGGTGCTTAAACGGGGTAAATCCCTTTGATTTAGGTGATGTTGTAACAAATGATGGGGTTAATCACCCAGCGGACAAATAG
- a CDS encoding NIPSNAP family protein, whose amino-acid sequence MVTCYLRYIIDPSKVSEFEEYAKMWIPLVGKFGGQHHGYFLPSEGANNVALALFSFPSLAAYETYRTDSFKDKECIAAFQFAEDTNCIISYERSFFRPVLD is encoded by the coding sequence GTGGTTACTTGTTACCTAAGATATATCATTGATCCATCAAAGGTTAGTGAATTTGAAGAATACGCGAAAATGTGGATCCCACTCGTAGGGAAGTTTGGTGGGCAACATCACGGCTATTTCTTACCTTCTGAAGGTGCTAATAATGTGGCCTTAGCTTTGTTTTCATTCCCAAGTCTCGCAGCTTACGAAACATATCGTACTGATTCTTTTAAAGACAAAGAGTGTATTGCTGCTTTTCAATTTGCTGAAGATACAAATTGTATCATTAGCTATGAACGTAGCTTTTTCAGACCAGTGCTCGACTAA